The Hyphomicrobiales bacterium genome has a window encoding:
- a CDS encoding NAD-dependent formate dehydrogenase alpha subunit, with protein sequence MSLIKEIDYGTPIRLSEHTVTLTIDGQSVTVPAGTSVMAAAMSLGTTIPKLCATDSLEPFGSCRLCLVEIEGRRGTPASCTTPAEDGMVVRTQSENLASLRKGVMELYISDHPLDCLTCSANGDCELQDMAGAVGLREVRYGYEGENHVFAKGKDGLANENWLAKDTSNPYFTYDPSKCIVCNRCVRACEEVQGTFALTITGRGFESRVAAGPTDFLGSECVSCGACVQACPTATLIENKVIEHGQPEHSVVTTCAYCGVGCSFKAEMQGDRVIRMVPYKDGKANEGHSCVKGRFAWGYATHKDRMTKPMIRAKITDPWREVSWEEAINYAASEFKRIQAKHGRESVGAITSSRCTNEEVFLVQKLVRAAFRNNNVDTCARVCHSPTGYGLKTTFGTSAGTQDFKSVDRSDVILVIGANPTDGHPVFASRMKKRIRQGARLIVADPRRIDMVQSPHIKADYHLPLRPGTNVALLNALSHVVVTEGLIDEAYVRERCDLADFEHWARFVAREENSPEASEHYTGVPAADVRAAARLYATGGNGAIYYGLGVTEHSQGSTTVMAMANLAMATGNIGRDGVGINPLRGQNNVQGSCDMGSFPHELSGYRHVSDDSTRQVFETLWGVALDPEQGLRITNMLDEAVEGTFKGLYVQGEDIAQSDPNTRHVTAGLAAMECVVIQDIFLNETAKYAHVFLPGASFLEKDGTFTNAERRINRVRQVMAPLSGKEEWQVTIELARALGYEMGYSHPSEIMDEIAQLTPSFAGVSYGKLDALGSVQWPCNDKAPEGTPLMHVDRFVRGKGKFMITEYVPTEERTGPRFPLLLTTGRILSQYNVGAQTRRTENGTWHDEDVLEIHPFDAESRGIRDGDLVALNSRSGEIALRAEISERMQPGVVYTTFHHAKTGANVITTDFSDWATNCPEYKVTAVEVRRTNHYSPWQEKNFEEDVTLRRIAERLPDAAE encoded by the coding sequence ATGAGCCTGATCAAGGAAATCGACTACGGCACGCCGATCCGCCTCTCCGAGCACACGGTGACGCTGACTATCGACGGCCAGAGCGTCACGGTGCCGGCCGGAACCTCGGTGATGGCGGCGGCGATGAGCCTGGGAACGACCATCCCGAAGCTCTGCGCCACCGACTCGCTCGAACCCTTCGGCTCCTGCCGACTCTGCCTCGTCGAAATCGAGGGGCGGCGCGGCACGCCCGCCTCCTGCACAACGCCGGCGGAAGACGGCATGGTCGTCCGCACCCAATCGGAGAACCTCGCCTCGCTGCGCAAGGGCGTGATGGAGCTCTACATCTCCGACCACCCGCTCGATTGCCTGACCTGCTCGGCCAATGGCGATTGCGAATTGCAGGACATGGCCGGCGCCGTCGGCCTGCGCGAGGTGCGCTATGGCTATGAGGGCGAGAACCACGTCTTCGCCAAGGGCAAGGACGGGCTCGCCAACGAGAACTGGCTCGCCAAGGACACCTCGAACCCGTATTTCACCTACGACCCCTCGAAATGCATCGTCTGCAATCGCTGCGTGCGCGCCTGCGAAGAGGTGCAGGGCACCTTCGCGCTGACGATCACGGGGCGTGGCTTCGAGTCGCGCGTCGCTGCCGGCCCGACCGATTTCCTCGGCTCCGAATGCGTCTCTTGCGGTGCCTGCGTGCAGGCGTGCCCGACGGCGACGCTGATCGAAAACAAGGTCATCGAGCATGGCCAGCCCGAGCATTCCGTGGTCACGACCTGCGCCTATTGTGGCGTCGGCTGCTCGTTCAAGGCGGAGATGCAGGGCGACCGCGTCATCCGCATGGTGCCCTACAAGGACGGCAAGGCGAACGAGGGTCATAGCTGCGTCAAGGGCCGCTTCGCCTGGGGCTATGCCACCCACAAGGACCGCATGACCAAGCCGATGATCCGGGCGAAGATCACGGACCCGTGGCGCGAGGTCTCCTGGGAAGAGGCAATCAATTACGCGGCTTCCGAGTTCAAGCGCATCCAGGCCAAGCATGGCCGCGAGTCGGTCGGCGCTATCACCTCCTCGCGCTGCACCAATGAGGAGGTATTCCTCGTCCAGAAGCTGGTGCGTGCCGCCTTCCGCAACAACAATGTCGATACCTGCGCCCGCGTCTGCCATTCGCCGACCGGCTACGGCCTGAAGACGACGTTCGGCACCTCGGCCGGCACGCAGGATTTCAAATCGGTCGACAGATCCGACGTCATCCTCGTCATCGGCGCCAACCCGACCGACGGCCATCCGGTCTTCGCCTCGCGGATGAAGAAGCGCATCCGGCAGGGCGCCCGCCTGATCGTTGCCGATCCGCGCCGGATCGACATGGTGCAGTCGCCGCATATCAAGGCGGATTATCATCTGCCGCTGAGGCCCGGCACCAATGTCGCGCTGCTCAATGCGCTCAGCCATGTCGTCGTCACCGAAGGGCTGATCGACGAGGCTTATGTGCGCGAGCGCTGCGACCTGGCCGATTTCGAACACTGGGCTCGCTTCGTCGCCCGCGAGGAGAACTCGCCGGAGGCCAGCGAGCACTATACCGGCGTTCCGGCGGCGGATGTGCGCGCCGCGGCGCGGCTCTACGCCACCGGCGGCAATGGCGCGATCTATTACGGGCTGGGCGTCACCGAGCACAGCCAGGGCTCGACCACGGTGATGGCGATGGCGAACCTCGCCATGGCGACCGGGAATATCGGCCGCGACGGCGTCGGCATCAATCCGCTGCGCGGGCAGAACAATGTGCAGGGCTCCTGCGACATGGGCTCCTTCCCGCATGAGCTCTCGGGCTATCGCCACGTCTCCGACGATTCGACCCGGCAGGTCTTCGAGACGCTCTGGGGCGTGGCGCTCGATCCCGAGCAGGGCCTGCGCATCACCAACATGCTGGACGAGGCGGTCGAGGGCACGTTCAAGGGTCTCTATGTCCAGGGTGAGGACATCGCCCAGTCCGATCCCAACACCCGGCACGTCACGGCGGGGCTGGCCGCGATGGAATGCGTCGTCATCCAGGACATCTTCCTGAACGAGACGGCGAAATACGCCCATGTCTTCCTGCCGGGCGCCTCCTTCCTGGAAAAGGACGGCACCTTCACCAATGCCGAGCGGCGCATCAACCGCGTGCGGCAGGTGATGGCGCCGCTTTCCGGCAAGGAGGAATGGCAGGTCACGATCGAGCTTGCCCGGGCGCTCGGCTACGAGATGGGCTACAGCCACCCGAGCGAGATCATGGACGAGATCGCCCAGCTGACACCGAGCTTCGCCGGCGTCTCCTACGGCAAGCTGGACGCGCTCGGCTCGGTGCAGTGGCCCTGCAACGACAAGGCGCCGGAAGGCACGCCGCTGATGCATGTCGACCGCTTCGTGCGCGGCAAGGGCAAGTTCATGATCACCGAATACGTCCCGACCGAGGAACGGACCGGCCCGCGCTTCCCGCTGCTGCTCACAACCGGCCGCATCCTCTCGCAATACAATGTCGGCGCGCAGACGCGGCGCACCGAGAACGGCACCTGGCATGACGAGGACGTGCTGGAGATCCACCCCTTCGACGCCGAGAGTCGCGGCATCCGCGACGGCGACCTCGTCGCGCTGAACAGCCGGTCCGGCGAGATCGCGCTTCGCGCCGAGATTTCGGAGCGGATGCAGCCGGGCGTGGTCTACACCACCTTCCACCACGCAAAGACCGGCGCCAACGTCATCACGACGGATTTCTCCGACTGGGCGACGAATTGCCCGGAATACAAGGTCACCGCCGTCGAGGTGCGCCGGACCAACCACTACTCGCCGTGGCAGGAGAAGAATTTCGAGGAGGACGTGACCCTGCGCCGGATCGCGGAGCGCCTGCCCGATGCCGCGGAGTAA
- the fdhD gene encoding Sulfur carrier protein FdhD — MPRSNPPAQPPASAAVAAAPLRFGAVQEGHREIEVAVETPINIVYGTMPYAVMMASPSDLEDFVTGFSLTEGIVRGADEIRTIAVEPQDEGVVVTVELAPGRFREHLARRRNLSGRTSCGLCGVETIEEIPMADVTTRAARAVPASAIEAALAALDRHQPLNQLTRAVHAAAWCDPAGAILAVREDVGRHNALDKLIGARLRAGADASEGFLLVTSRASFEMVEKAAIFGAGTLVAISAPTSLAIERAKHLGLTLAAVARRDGCIVFTGALAPEAEAVAR; from the coding sequence ATGCCGCGGAGTAACCCGCCCGCACAGCCACCGGCCTCGGCAGCCGTCGCGGCCGCGCCGCTGCGCTTCGGTGCGGTGCAGGAGGGCCACCGCGAGATCGAGGTCGCGGTCGAGACGCCGATCAACATCGTCTACGGCACCATGCCCTATGCGGTGATGATGGCGAGTCCGTCGGACCTCGAGGATTTCGTCACCGGCTTCAGCCTGACCGAGGGCATCGTGCGCGGGGCGGACGAAATCCGTACCATCGCCGTCGAGCCGCAGGACGAGGGCGTCGTCGTCACGGTCGAGCTCGCGCCCGGCCGCTTTCGCGAGCATCTGGCGCGGCGGCGCAACCTGTCGGGGCGCACCTCCTGCGGGCTCTGCGGCGTCGAAACCATCGAGGAAATCCCGATGGCCGACGTCACGACGCGGGCCGCGCGGGCCGTGCCTGCCTCGGCGATCGAGGCGGCGCTCGCCGCGCTCGACCGGCACCAGCCGCTCAACCAGCTCACCCGCGCCGTCCATGCCGCCGCCTGGTGCGATCCGGCCGGCGCGATCCTGGCGGTGCGCGAGGATGTCGGCCGCCACAACGCGCTCGACAAGCTGATCGGCGCACGCCTGCGGGCCGGGGCGGATGCGAGCGAGGGCTTCCTGCTCGTCACCAGCCGCGCCTCCTTCGAGATGGTCGAGAAAGCGGCGATCTTCGGTGCTGGCACGCTGGTCGCGATCTCGGCACCGACCTCGCTCGCCATCGAGCGGGCGAAGCATCTCGGCCTGACACTCGCCGCCGTGGCCCGGCGTGACGGCTGCATCGTCTTCACCGGCGCGCTCGCGCCCGAAGCGGAGGCCGTCGCCCGATGA
- a CDS encoding Formate dehydrogenase subunit delta — MTETGMTTDHHAENVAKLRRMAGQIADFFKAYPEEEAAASIADHINQFWTVRMRADFLTAFAERPDDLTPLLRRTLPHIRPGRGG, encoded by the coding sequence ATGACGGAAACCGGCATGACCACCGATCACCATGCTGAAAACGTCGCGAAGCTCCGGCGCATGGCCGGGCAGATCGCCGATTTCTTCAAGGCCTATCCGGAGGAGGAAGCCGCCGCCTCCATCGCCGACCACATCAACCAGTTCTGGACCGTGCGGATGCGCGCGGATTTCCTCACCGCCTTCGCCGAGCGGCCGGACGATCTCACGCCCCTGCTGCGGCGAACCCTGCCGCACATCCGGCCGGGACGTGGGGGATAG
- a CDS encoding IncF plasmid conjugative transfer protein TraG, whose product MTAFNAVRFKIKPGMETAFLDAHRDVAKDWPGLRHANIIEAGDGRYCIIAEWESIEALAAARPQMIATLNGFRHTLDDLGGGLGVTDPIAGSVALSLK is encoded by the coding sequence ATGACCGCATTCAATGCCGTGCGTTTCAAGATCAAGCCGGGGATGGAGACCGCTTTTCTCGATGCCCATCGCGATGTCGCCAAGGACTGGCCGGGCCTGCGGCACGCGAACATCATCGAGGCCGGCGATGGGCGCTACTGCATCATCGCCGAATGGGAGAGCATCGAGGCGCTCGCAGCAGCACGTCCCCAGATGATCGCGACGCTCAACGGCTTTCGGCACACGCTCGATGATCTGGGCGGCGGCCTCGGCGTCACGGACCCGATCGCCGGCTCGGTCGCCTTGTCGCTGAAATAG
- the osmC gene encoding osmotically inducible peroxiredoxin OsmC has protein sequence MAINRTGSAHWEGGIKDGKGAISTESGALSAYPYGFSSRFEGKPGSNPEELIGAAHAACFTMALSLILGEANLKADALDTSARVTLDKLDDGYAITAIHLMLKGKVPGADQATFQSLADKAKAGCPVSKLFKAPITLEATLVG, from the coding sequence ATGGCGATCAACAGAACCGGCTCGGCCCATTGGGAGGGCGGCATCAAGGACGGCAAGGGCGCGATCTCGACCGAGAGCGGCGCGCTCAGCGCTTACCCTTACGGCTTCTCCAGCCGCTTCGAGGGCAAGCCCGGCAGCAATCCCGAGGAACTGATCGGCGCGGCCCATGCCGCCTGCTTCACCATGGCGCTCTCGCTGATCCTGGGCGAGGCCAATCTCAAGGCCGATGCGCTCGACACCAGCGCGCGCGTCACGCTCGACAAGCTCGATGACGGCTACGCCATCACAGCGATCCACCTGATGCTCAAGGGCAAGGTGCCCGGCGCCGACCAGGCGACCTTCCAGTCGCTGGCCGACAAGGCCAAGGCCGGCTGCCCGGTCTCGAAGCTGTTCAAGGCGCCGATCACGCTGGAAGCGACGCTGGTGGGCTAA
- the dppF gene encoding dipeptide ABC transporter ATP binding subunit DppF yields the protein MRDQASTLSPGQAVRDDIILDVAAASCRFDVSAPALSRLFSKEPRRILRAVENVSFTVKRGTTFSIVGESGCGKSTLARMVVGLQPPTEGMLNFRDIRRADGSFGPPRVQMIFQDPYASLNPRWRVGDIIAEPIRELKLRPDEPAVQQRVGDLLEVVGLSRTDASRYPHAFSGGQRQRISIARALATEADFLVCDEPTSALDVSVQAQILNLMVRLQKEFGLTYLFISHNLSVVRHMSDDLAIMYLGRFVETGPADEVFTRPRHPYTRLLLDTIPDVEQPNRARRPMSGEVPSPIAPPPGCSFNPRCAQAADRCRVERPELRQLGDVSVSCHFA from the coding sequence ATGCGTGACCAGGCCTCGACGCTCTCCCCGGGCCAAGCCGTGCGCGACGATATCATTCTCGATGTCGCCGCGGCCTCCTGCCGCTTCGATGTCTCGGCACCGGCCCTGTCGCGGCTGTTCTCGAAGGAGCCACGGCGCATCCTGCGCGCGGTCGAGAACGTCTCCTTCACCGTGAAGCGCGGCACCACCTTCAGCATCGTCGGGGAATCCGGCTGCGGAAAATCGACGCTGGCGCGCATGGTCGTCGGCCTGCAGCCGCCGACCGAGGGCATGCTCAATTTCCGCGACATCCGCCGCGCCGACGGCTCGTTCGGCCCGCCGCGCGTGCAGATGATCTTCCAGGACCCCTACGCCTCGCTCAATCCGCGCTGGCGCGTCGGTGACATCATCGCCGAGCCGATCCGCGAGCTGAAACTCAGGCCGGACGAGCCGGCGGTCCAGCAGCGCGTCGGTGACCTGCTGGAGGTCGTGGGTCTCTCGCGCACCGATGCGAGCCGCTATCCGCATGCCTTTTCCGGCGGCCAGCGCCAGCGCATCTCGATTGCGCGTGCTCTCGCGACCGAGGCCGATTTCCTCGTCTGCGACGAGCCGACCTCGGCGCTCGACGTCTCGGTGCAGGCGCAGATCCTCAACCTGATGGTGCGGCTGCAGAAGGAATTCGGGCTGACCTATCTCTTCATCAGCCACAATCTCTCGGTGGTCCGGCACATGTCGGACGATCTCGCGATCATGTATCTCGGCCGCTTCGTCGAGACCGGACCGGCCGACGAGGTCTTCACCCGTCCGCGGCACCCCTATACGCGGCTGCTGCTCGACACGATCCCGGATGTCGAACAGCCGAACCGGGCGCGCCGCCCAATGTCCGGCGAGGTGCCGAGCCCGATCGCGCCGCCGCCTGGATGCAGCTTCAATCCGCGCTGCGCCCAGGCCGCCGATCGCTGCCGCGTCGAACGTCCGGAGCTGCGGCAACTCGGAGATGTCAGCGTCTCCTGCCACTTCGCCTGA
- the oppD gene encoding murein tripeptide ABC transporter/oligopeptide ABC transporter ATP binding subunit OppD — MTASAAEPLLSVRDLRIVFDGRHGPLTALDGITFDIAPGEILGMVGESGAGKSLTGTAVIGLLDPPGRIAGGEIHLAGQRIDNLPAEQMRKLRGRRIGAIFQDPLTSLHPLLKVGDQIVETILTHLPVSRAEARKRALDLLKEVGIPAAETRIDHFPHQFSGGMRQRVVIALALCAEPSLIIADEPTTALDVSIQAQITTLLKRLCREHGTAIMLVTHDMGVIAETVDRVAVMYAGRIVEMGPVEEVVRRPSHPYTAGLMASIPSVHARHEHLNQIDGAMPRLNAIPSGCAFNPRCGRAEAFCRDNKPGLPFAAHAAACHFPLKEAAHA, encoded by the coding sequence ATGACAGCATCCGCCGCCGAGCCCCTCCTGTCCGTGCGTGACCTGCGCATCGTCTTCGACGGCCGCCACGGCCCGCTGACGGCGCTCGACGGCATTACCTTCGACATTGCCCCCGGCGAGATTCTCGGCATGGTCGGCGAGTCCGGGGCGGGCAAGTCGCTGACCGGCACGGCGGTGATCGGCCTGCTCGACCCGCCGGGCCGCATCGCCGGCGGCGAGATCCATCTCGCCGGCCAGCGCATCGACAACCTGCCGGCGGAACAGATGCGCAAGCTGCGCGGGCGGCGCATCGGCGCGATCTTCCAGGACCCGCTGACCTCGCTGCACCCGTTGCTCAAGGTCGGCGACCAGATCGTCGAGACGATCCTGACCCATCTGCCGGTGAGCCGGGCGGAAGCGCGCAAGCGCGCGCTCGACCTGCTCAAGGAAGTCGGGATCCCCGCCGCCGAGACGCGGATCGACCATTTCCCGCACCAGTTCTCGGGTGGCATGCGCCAGCGCGTCGTCATCGCGCTCGCGCTCTGCGCCGAGCCCTCGTTGATCATTGCCGACGAGCCGACGACCGCGCTCGACGTCTCGATCCAGGCGCAGATCACCACGCTGCTGAAGCGTCTCTGCCGCGAGCACGGCACGGCGATCATGCTGGTCACGCACGATATGGGCGTCATTGCCGAGACGGTCGACCGGGTCGCCGTGATGTATGCCGGCCGCATCGTCGAGATGGGCCCGGTGGAGGAGGTCGTGCGCCGGCCGAGCCACCCTTATACCGCCGGTTTGATGGCCTCGATCCCGAGCGTCCATGCCCGCCACGAGCACCTCAACCAGATCGACGGCGCCATGCCGCGCCTCAACGCCATTCCCTCGGGCTGCGCCTTCAACCCGCGCTGCGGCCGGGCCGAAGCGTTCTGCCGCGACAACAAGCCGGGACTGCCGTTCGCGGCCCATGCCGCGGCCTGTCATTTCCCCCTGAAGGAGGCGGCTCATGCGTGA
- a CDS encoding Cytosine/adenosine deaminase-related metal-dependent hydrolase, with amino-acid sequence MNLQAKKRPEGRILMTARWVVGHKDGRHRLYENGELVFENGEIVFVGHGFLGEVARRIDYGNALIGPGFVDCDALSDLDTTILGYDNQPAWKKGRVWPRSYLDAGPYEMYTREELAFQKRYAFSQLIRNGITTALPIASLFYRAWGETAQEFEDAAEAAADLGMRAYLGPAYRTGNQVVETDGRITTHYDEARGLAELDAAIDFAKRHEGQAGGLIRAMFAPDRVETSTAELLRRTAAASRELDIPVRLHCCQSKIEYDLVLAQHGMSPPEWLESLGFLNERCLLPHGTVVSGSRLIDRPGRDLEIIRDSGASIVHCPLVSGRHGGAIDHFGRYRAMGLNIAMGTDTAPPDMVMNLQAGMILARTMAGNVSAVRSEDYYDAATVGGADALQRPDLGRLQPGSRADITVFELDRPHSGQVIDPIQTMMLTGHGRDFATVVIDGRFVMENRAIPGQDEAADNARAQKQFEGVMARYPERTLGHPPMSEIFSSSYAIERREAIA; translated from the coding sequence GTGAACCTGCAAGCCAAGAAGCGGCCCGAAGGCCGCATCCTGATGACCGCGCGCTGGGTGGTCGGCCATAAGGACGGCCGCCATCGCCTCTATGAGAATGGCGAGCTCGTCTTCGAGAACGGCGAGATCGTCTTCGTCGGCCATGGCTTTCTGGGCGAGGTCGCCCGCCGCATCGACTACGGCAACGCCTTGATCGGGCCGGGCTTCGTCGACTGCGACGCGCTCTCCGACCTCGACACCACCATCCTCGGTTATGACAACCAGCCGGCCTGGAAGAAGGGCCGCGTCTGGCCGCGCAGCTATCTCGATGCCGGCCCCTACGAGATGTATACCCGCGAGGAGCTGGCCTTCCAGAAGCGCTACGCTTTCTCCCAGCTGATCCGCAACGGCATCACCACCGCGCTGCCGATCGCCTCGTTGTTCTACCGCGCCTGGGGCGAGACGGCGCAGGAGTTCGAGGACGCGGCGGAAGCCGCCGCCGATCTTGGCATGCGCGCCTATCTCGGCCCGGCCTACCGCACCGGCAACCAGGTCGTCGAGACCGATGGGCGGATCACCACCCATTACGACGAAGCCCGCGGCCTCGCCGAGCTCGACGCTGCGATCGACTTCGCCAAGCGCCATGAGGGGCAGGCCGGCGGCCTGATCCGCGCGATGTTCGCGCCGGACCGCGTCGAGACCTCGACGGCCGAGCTGCTGCGCCGCACGGCGGCGGCCTCTCGCGAACTCGACATCCCGGTCCGGCTGCATTGCTGCCAGTCGAAGATCGAGTACGACCTTGTCCTCGCCCAGCACGGCATGAGCCCGCCGGAATGGCTGGAAAGCCTCGGCTTCCTCAATGAGCGCTGCCTGCTGCCGCATGGCACGGTCGTCTCCGGCAGCCGTCTGATCGACCGGCCGGGCCGCGATCTCGAGATCATCCGGGATTCGGGTGCGAGCATCGTCCATTGCCCGCTGGTCTCGGGCCGGCATGGCGGCGCCATCGACCATTTCGGCCGCTACCGTGCGATGGGGCTCAACATCGCCATGGGCACCGACACCGCTCCGCCGGACATGGTGATGAACCTGCAGGCCGGCATGATCCTCGCCCGCACCATGGCCGGCAATGTTAGCGCGGTGCGCTCGGAGGATTATTACGACGCCGCGACCGTGGGTGGCGCCGATGCCTTGCAGCGGCCCGATCTCGGCCGCCTGCAGCCGGGTTCGCGCGCCGACATCACCGTCTTCGAGCTCGACAGGCCGCATAGCGGGCAGGTCATCGACCCGATCCAGACGATGATGCTGACGGGCCATGGCCGCGACTTCGCGACGGTGGTGATCGACGGGCGCTTCGTCATGGAGAACCGGGCCATTCCGGGCCAGGACGAGGCCGCCGACAATGCCCGCGCCCAGAAGCAGTTCGAGGGGGTGATGGCGCGTTATCCCGAGCGCACGCTCGGCCATCCGCCGATGAGCGAAATCTTCTCGTCGAGCTACGCGATCGAACGCCGAGAGGCCATTGCATGA
- the dppC gene encoding dipeptide ABC transporter membrane subunit DppC, protein MLAEKTRPADTVKKPGRLRRFLDSDIGWSFCHTPVAWLSALVLALLVLSALFAPLIAPQNPYDLAQVFIDKAEIPPIWQEGGEWPFLLGTDPQGRDVLSAILYGSRISLIIGFSAVVVSMLIGVSIGLAAGFYGGRVDNLLMRLGDTVLSIPTLLMAILVSAIFREMLPPALREPFSAVVLVLSIALTSWVQYARTVRALTMVERRKEYVLAARIIKVPATRIMGRHILPNTMTPVLVSATLSLGLAILSEATLSFLGVGMPITQPSLGTLIRIGNQYLFSGSWWLVVFPSLQLGLIVLSVNLLGDWLRDALNPKLR, encoded by the coding sequence ATGCTCGCTGAGAAGACCCGGCCCGCTGACACCGTCAAGAAACCCGGCCGCCTGCGCCGCTTCCTCGACAGCGATATCGGCTGGAGCTTCTGCCACACGCCGGTCGCCTGGCTCTCTGCGCTGGTGCTGGCGCTGCTGGTGCTGAGCGCGCTCTTCGCTCCGCTGATCGCGCCGCAGAACCCCTACGACCTCGCCCAGGTCTTCATCGACAAGGCCGAGATTCCCCCGATCTGGCAGGAGGGCGGCGAATGGCCCTTCCTGCTCGGCACTGATCCCCAGGGCCGCGACGTGCTTTCGGCCATCCTCTACGGCTCGCGCATCTCGCTGATCATCGGCTTCTCCGCCGTCGTCGTCTCGATGCTGATCGGCGTTTCGATCGGGCTGGCCGCCGGCTTCTATGGCGGGCGCGTCGACAACCTGCTGATGCGGCTCGGCGATACCGTGCTTTCGATCCCGACGCTGCTGATGGCGATCCTGGTCTCGGCGATCTTCCGCGAGATGCTGCCGCCGGCCCTGCGCGAGCCTTTCTCCGCCGTGGTGCTGGTGCTGTCGATCGCGTTGACGAGCTGGGTGCAATACGCCCGCACCGTGCGCGCGCTGACCATGGTCGAGCGCCGCAAGGAATATGTGCTGGCCGCCCGCATCATTAAGGTGCCGGCGACGCGGATCATGGGCCGCCACATCCTGCCCAACACGATGACGCCGGTGCTGGTTTCGGCGACGCTCAGTCTCGGCCTCGCCATCCTCTCGGAGGCAACGCTGTCCTTCCTCGGCGTCGGCATGCCGATCACCCAGCCGTCGCTCGGCACGCTGATCCGCATCGGCAACCAGTACCTGTTCTCGGGCTCCTGGTGGCTCGTCGTCTTCCCCTCGCTGCAGCTCGGCTTGATCGTGCTCTCGGTCAACCTGCTCGGCGACTGGCTGCGCGACGCGCTGAACCCGAAGCTGCGCTGA
- a CDS encoding ABC transporter permease, with protein sequence MPAFLFKRLLNAAGVMLAVAFLAFLIFRFVGDPVELMLNEQASQQQRDELRVRLGLDKGFVMQFATFVGNAVRGDFGISYRNQQDVFTLISERFPATFELVLVATFLSLAVGVPLGVYTAIRRDSLLAKTLQFVSVLGVSLPSFALGILFILIFSVSLQWLPAFGRGEVVQIGWWSTGFLTPSGRKALILPGITLSLFQITLVMRLVRAEMLETMRTDFIRFARARGLPARAINFGHALRNCLMPVITVTGLQIGNLIAFALVTETVFQWPGMGMLFVQAVTFVDIPVMAAYLIVVSFIFVTLNTLVDLTYAWVDPRLREDALTGGDNAR encoded by the coding sequence ATGCCGGCCTTTCTCTTCAAGCGACTGCTCAACGCCGCTGGCGTCATGCTGGCGGTGGCGTTCCTTGCCTTCCTGATCTTCCGCTTTGTCGGCGATCCGGTCGAGCTGATGCTGAACGAGCAGGCGAGCCAGCAGCAGCGCGACGAACTGCGCGTCCGTCTCGGCCTCGACAAGGGCTTCGTGATGCAGTTCGCGACCTTCGTCGGCAATGCCGTGCGCGGCGATTTCGGCATCTCCTACCGCAACCAGCAGGACGTCTTCACGCTGATTTCGGAGCGCTTCCCGGCAACCTTCGAGCTCGTGCTGGTCGCCACCTTCCTGTCGCTGGCGGTCGGCGTTCCGCTCGGGGTCTACACCGCGATCCGACGAGACAGCTTGCTGGCGAAGACGCTGCAATTCGTCTCCGTGCTCGGCGTCTCCCTGCCGAGTTTCGCGCTCGGCATCCTCTTCATCCTGATCTTCTCGGTTTCGCTGCAATGGCTGCCGGCCTTCGGCCGCGGCGAGGTCGTCCAGATCGGCTGGTGGAGCACCGGCTTCCTGACGCCTTCCGGCCGCAAGGCTCTGATCCTGCCCGGCATCACGCTCTCGCTCTTCCAGATCACGCTGGTGATGCGTCTCGTCCGGGCCGAGATGCTGGAGACCATGCGCACCGATTTCATCCGCTTCGCCCGGGCTCGCGGCCTGCCGGCCCGCGCCATCAATTTCGGCCACGCGCTGCGCAACTGCCTGATGCCGGTCATCACCGTAACGGGCCTGCAGATCGGCAACCTCATCGCCTTCGCCCTGGTCACCGAGACCGTGTTCCAGTGGCCGGGCATGGGCATGCTCTTCGTCCAGGCCGTGACCTTCGTCGATATCCCGGTGATGGCGGCCTATCTGATCGTCGTCTCCTTCATCTTCGTCACGCTCAACACGCTGGTCGACCTGACCTATGCCTGGGTCGATCCGCGCCTGCGCGAGGACGCGCTCACGGGAGGCGACAATGCTCGCTGA